Within Paenibacillus sabinae T27, the genomic segment CTGCCGATCACGGAGGCGCGGGAGCCGCCGAATTTTTTGACGCCCCATGCCCCCACGACATAGTCCGCAATGAACAGCGCGGCGACGATCAGCGTCTGGATGATCCAGAACAACGGTCCGAACGGCGCGAAGCCGAAGAACCAGCCATAGACGAAGAAGGCAAAGTAAATCGCCAAGGCTCCCGGCAAAATCGGATAGACGGCTCCGGCCAAGCCGACGGCAAAGAGTGCGATAATCAGAATCCAACCGAGAATAGTCAAGCTTGGTCCCTCCTGTGTTTAGTTGTCAGGCTTGCATTCATGAGCAGGCCCTTGCGTTAGGTTAAGATCTGTGCTGGGAGGCAGCCGCTTCATCCAGCAGAATAAAACGGCGGATGACCTCGGCAATTCCATCTTCGTTGTTCGACGAAGTCACCGCGTCGGCTTCCTCCTTGACCGTATCCTGGGCATTGCCCATCGCAACGCCAAGGCCTGCCTGCTGAATCGCCGCCAGATCGTTCAAGCTGTCGCCGACCGCGACGACTTCCTCCATCTTGATGCCCAGCAGGCCGCACACTTCCTTGATTCCGGCTGCTTTATTCACACCGAGCGGATTGATCTCAAGATTGTAAGGCGAGGAGTTGGTGATCTCCAGACCGCCCATGTCCTGCAGCTTCAGCAGCACCTGATGGCGGATCTCGTTATCTTCCGTATGATAGCCGAACTTCAGCCACTCCCGCCCGTCGATATCGCCGTCCCAGCTTTCCTTGTTATACACGCCATCGACGGCATACGCCCAATACCAGATGCCGGCCTTCGCCGCGATCGCGTGCATTTGTTTGACGAGCTGCGGGTCCATCAGCGAACGGCGGTACAGCTCATGCGGCGCCCGCCACACTTCGCTGCCGTTCACCGTCACCATCGGTGTCTTGAGTCCAAGCTGCTCGGCGTAAGGATACGCAGAGTCGAAAGAGCGTCCGGTGGACAAGCACACATGGATGCCCGCGTCGACCGCCTTGTGAATCCATTTTACCGTCTCCGGTGTAATCAATTGTTCGTCATTCAGTAAGGTCCCATCCATATCCAAAGCAAGCAGGCGGTATTTGGCAGTCATTGCCACCCCTCCATTTTCTGTTTTATTGGTTTATATTAACCGGTTGATTCTGCTGGAGACTCTTCTTCGGCACACCATTCAAGCCGTACTCCCAGTCGTAAGCGTCAAAAATCTTCCGTGCGACCGGCGCGGCGCTGTTCGAGCCGAAGCCCCCTTCGGGGATTACAACGGCTACAGCCAGCTTCGGATGCTCGCGCGGAGCGTAGGCGATAAAGACGCCGTTGTCAACGGTGTGTTTGCCACTTTTATCATAATAATCCTGCTGTGAGGTTCCCGTCTTGCGGGCAAAATCGTAAGGGAAACCGTCAAACACCTTGACATCGCTCTTCATACCGCGCTTCACTTCGTTCCAGTACGCATCGTTGATTTTAACGGTATTTAATACCGTCCGGCCGAACGTTTTGACCACTTTGCCACTCGAATCCGTAATTTTACTGACCAGATGCGGCTTGATCCGCTCACCCTTATTAGCCAATGTTGACGCATACTGGGCAAGCTGCAGCGCCGTATATCCGCCCTGCTGGCCGAACGAGGCATAGACGAGCGCCGCCTGGGAACTGCCCGCAGCTTTAATATTGGTGTAGTTGATTTTCCCTCTGCGTTCTCCCGGGAGGTCTACTCCCGTAAAGACACCAAGGCCAAACTCCTTCATATATTTATCCCATACTTCAATGCCTTCTGAATGATATTTGTTATATAATCTCTTGCCTACCATGTCCACCATAAATACATTGGAGGAATGCTCGATGGCCTGATGAGGATACATTCCTCCATAGACATGTCCGGATGCGTTTCGAACGCTGGTCTCATGGCCTGCTCTGCCAAAATAAGCAATCCCTGTATCCGTGTACTTGTGATATTCTAAAGAGTCCTTCATTTAGCCCTAGCAATACACTGAGCGGCTTGACGGTGGAACCCATCAGAACGGCCGAGTCAAAGTTATGGCCCGATCTGCCTGAAGCAATTGGAGTAATCGTGCCATTTTGGTAGTTCTCCATAATTTTATTCCAAACATCCGTATCAATACTACCGCTGGTCCACGCATTCGTATCGTAATCCGGCATGCTGGCCATGGCCACGATATTTCCGGTATCGACTTCCATCGCCACCGCATAGCCGGTTACGGCGTCAGGATGCGTCTTGCCCTGAACGGCATGCGTATGCAGCCATCTCAATTGATTGGTGATCGCCTGCTCCGTCTTGAGCTGCATATTTTTATTAATCGTCATCCAAATGTCATTGCCCTTGACGGGAGGAACGACCTTCTCAACCTTCTCAGCCATGTTCTGTGGATTGATGGAGACCACCTGATAACCGTTCTGCCCGCGAAGCTCCCGCTGATACTCCCGCTCAAGCCCATCGAAGCCAACAAATTCTTCATCTTTGTACATCAGCCCCGAGTTCGACCCCTTCTTCTTCATCGCGTTCAGGACGTTCTGGTAGATGGGAAGACTGTTGGAATTCTTGAACAGCTTGATATACCCGACCGTCTGGACAGCCACCGTATCCTTGTCGTAATGCCGCACGTTCTCTTCCACGACTTCGAGGCCAGGGTATTCATGTTTGTGCTCCATAAAATAAGCGACTTCCTTGGCGGAAAGTCCCACCTTGATCCGGCGGGGCGTATAGCCGTTGTACTTCTTGTACTTTAGGTCAAGCGAGTCTTTTACTTGTTCCACCGTCAGCTTCTCCCCGCTCTTGTCGCCCAGTTCATTGAATTTATTCACCAGATCCGTCGCCAGCTTGTCGACAGCGGTCTTCGCTTCCGGAGTAAAGTCCGTAATGCGGGTATCTTTGTCCGTCTTTTTGGCGGTGTATTCCTTGGTGAGCGTAATGTACAGCGACTGGACAGGGGAGGAGTAGGCGATCTTCTCGCCTCCGGCGGCGAGGATCGAACCTCGCATGGCAGCCAGCGGCACATCTTTCGTATCCCGGTTCGTCTCCACTTCGGTCAGCGTCGGTCCTTCTACAAATTGCAGTACGGCAAGACGGATAATAATGACACAAAAGATCACAAACGTGCTGAAAAAGAATACATTGGTCCGCAGCGCCAGGGTGCTTTTGCCGTTGGTCTCGTCCGAGGGCGAGATTTGATTGCGAAAAAGGTTCACTTTGTTCTCTCCTTAATTATAACATCAAAGAATACCCTATGAATCCCTGTGAAGAAGGTTAATGTCCAAGGAATCCATTTCCAAAGTAACCCATTTATTGTAACACAAGCACCGCTGAGCCTCGAATATTTTTCGGCACATTTCTGTGGCCTGTCATCAAAGAAAAGGACATCTTCTTATGTGGATAAATACAAAGAAGATGTCCCCTCTCTTAATATACGATTAAAGGCTGCTGTCAGCTCCTTTAGTTCGTACCCGTTGCGCCGCTCTCGCCAGAACTGCCGCTTTGACCCGCGGATTGCTGCTGGAGACTCTTTTTCGGCACACCATCCAGCCCGTACTCCCAGTCGTAAGCGTCAAAAATCTTCCGCGCCACCGGCGCGGCGCTGTTCGAGCCGAAGCCCCCTTCGGGGATCACGACGGCAACAGCCAGCTTCGGATTCTCTCTCGGCGCGTAGGCGATGAAGACGCCGTTGTCTTTTAAATCACCTCTAGCTGCCTGCTGCGAGGTCCCTGTCTTGCGGGCAAAGTCGTAAGGGAATCCGTCAAACGCGCTGACGTCACTGTTCATCCCTCGCTTGACTTCGTTCCAGTAAGCATCGTCCATTTTGACAGTATTCAGTACCTCGCGTCCAAACGTCTTGACAACTTTCCCCGAGGGATCCGTAATTTTGCTGACAAGATGCGGCTGGATCCGCTCACCCTTATTGGCCAGGGTAGAAGCATATTGGGCAAGCTGCAGCGTGGTGTAAGCCCCCTGTTGACCAAAAGAAGCATAAACCAACGCTGCCTGGGCACTGCCTGCCGCCTTTAGATTCGTATAGTTGATTCTTCCCAGAAACTCATTGGGCAGATCAACTCCAGTGGACACACCCAGTCCAAATTCCTTCATATACTTGTCCCATACATCGATGCCCTTGGAAGCATATTTCTCATAAAGTCTCTTACCAACCATATCAACCATAAAGACGTTAGAGGAATGCTCAATAGCCAAAGCGGGGTCCATTCTTCCATAGACATGGCCAGAGGCGTTCCGAACCTTGGTTTCATGGCCGGCCTTACCGAAGGAAGTAATCCCCCTATCCGTATACCAATCTGTTGTTCTAAAAAGTCCCTCGTTAAGCCCGATCAATACGCTTAGCGGCTTGACGGTGGAGCCCATCAGAACAGTCGATTCAAAATTATTGCCCGATCTCCCGGACGAAAAAGGAGTTATCGTGCCATTCTGATAGTTGGTGATGTCCAGGATTTTCGAAATACTTCCGTCCGTCCATGCATTCGTATCATAATCCGGCATGCTCGCCATGGCCACGATATTTCCGGTGTCGACCTCCATCGCGACCGCGTAGCCCGTTATGGCATTGGGATGCGTCTTACCCTGAACCGGGTGCGTATGCAGCCATTTGATCTGGTCCGTTATTGCCTGCTGGGTCTTGAGCTGCACATTTTTGTTGATCGTCATCCAGATGTCATTGCCCTTTATTGGAGGAACGACCTTCTCAACTTTTTCCGCCATGTTCTGCGGATTGATAGAGATCTCCTGATATCCGTTCTGCCCGCGAAGCTCGCGCTGGTACTGAAGCTCAAGGCCGTCGAAACCGACGAATTCATCGTCTTTATAAGTCAGGCCCGCTGCCGGATCCTTTTTCATCGCGTTTAGAACGTTCTGGTAGATGGGAAGACTGTTGGAATTCTTGAACAGCTTGATATACCCGACGCTCTGAACGGCCACCTTATCCTTGTCGTAATGCCGCACGTTCTCTTCTACAACTTCCAGGCCGGGATATTCATCCTTGTGCTCCATAAAATAAGCGACTTCCCTTGAAGAAAGTCCCACCTTGATCCGGCGAGGCGTATATCCGTTATATTTTCTGAACTCCAGATCGAATGAATCCTTGACCTCTTCCACCGTCATCTTCTGCTCGCCTGGATCACCCAGCCGATTAAACTTATCCACCAGGTCAGCCGCCAACTGGTCGGCCTTCGCCTTGGCTTCCGGAGTAAAGTCCGTTTTGCCGGTATCCTTGTCCGTCTTTTTGGCGGTATACTCCTTGGTCAGTGTAATATACAACGACTGAACGGGTGTCGAAAAGGCGATCTTCTCGCCTCCCGCAGCGAGGATCGAACCTCGCATGGCGGCCAGCGGCACATCTTTCGTATCCCGGTTCGTCTCCACTTCGGTCAACGTCGGTCCTTCCACAAATTGCAGCACGGCAAGACGGATAATAATGACGCAAAAGATGATAAATGTGCTGAAAAAGAATACATTGATCCGCAGCGCCAGGGTGCTTTTGCCGTTGGTCTCGTCCGAGGTCGAGCCCTGCTTGCGAAAAAGGCTCACTTTGTTCTCTCCTTTATGATTCAGATAATTAGAATAAATGCCTCAAAGCACACTTTCCTTCATATGTGTGGAGTCAAAATCCGGCGGATTGAACCAGTTTCCGCTCTTGGCCCATGTGGAGTCCATTGGAATCCACGCCTTCCGCTCGGCGATATACACCTCGTTCCAGGCATGCGGCCCGTATCCGCCCTGACCGTCATAGCCGCGGCCGGTTACCACCCGCACATCAAGGCCCTGCGAACGGGCCATCACGGCATAAAGCCGGGCATAGTCGATGCATACGCCAAGCCGGGTATTGAAGGTATCCTGCGGCGTCTGTTCTTTCCATATCCGATTCTGCTCATAGTTCTCCGCTTTGGCGTAATCGTAGGAAATTCTGCTGCCGACCCAGTCGTAGAGCAGCCGGGCTTTCTCCTCGTCGTCCTTCGCGTTCCCCGCAATGTCCTCCGCCGCTCCGGCAATATCCTTCGGCACATCCCGGTCGATGATTTCGTATTTGCGCCGGAGAATTTCGTTCATCTCGTCGGCGACCGCCTTGGTCAGCACCGGCAGATGGTCCTGCACCGTGGT encodes:
- a CDS encoding DUF456 domain-containing protein — encoded protein: MTILGWILIIALFAVGLAGAVYPILPGALAIYFAFFVYGWFFGFAPFGPLFWIIQTLIVAALFIADYVVGAWGVKKFGGSRASVIGSTIGLIAGPFVIPAFGLIIGPLLGAFIGEMIAGSNPGKALKVSAGSMLGLFSSTVVKVVLQIVMVILFFIWIGRY
- a CDS encoding Cof-type HAD-IIB family hydrolase, whose translation is MTAKYRLLALDMDGTLLNDEQLITPETVKWIHKAVDAGIHVCLSTGRSFDSAYPYAEQLGLKTPMVTVNGSEVWRAPHELYRRSLMDPQLVKQMHAIAAKAGIWYWAYAVDGVYNKESWDGDIDGREWLKFGYHTEDNEIRHQVLLKLQDMGGLEITNSSPYNLEINPLGVNKAAGIKEVCGLLGIKMEEVVAVGDSLNDLAAIQQAGLGVAMGNAQDTVKEEADAVTSSNNEDGIAEVIRRFILLDEAAASQHRS
- a CDS encoding peptidoglycan D,D-transpeptidase FtsI family protein translates to MSLFRKQGSTSDETNGKSTLALRINVFFFSTFIIFCVIIIRLAVLQFVEGPTLTEVETNRDTKDVPLAAMRGSILAAGGEKIAFSTPVQSLYITLTKEYTAKKTDKDTGKTDFTPEAKAKADQLAADLVDKFNRLGDPGEQKMTVEEVKDSFDLEFRKYNGYTPRRIKVGLSSREVAYFMEHKDEYPGLEVVEENVRHYDKDKVAVQSVGYIKLFKNSNSLPIYQNVLNAMKKDPAAGLTYKDDEFVGFDGLELQYQRELRGQNGYQEISINPQNMAEKVEKVVPPIKGNDIWMTINKNVQLKTQQAITDQIKWLHTHPVQGKTHPNAITGYAVAMEVDTGNIVAMASMPDYDTNAWTDGSISKILDITNYQNGTITPFSSGRSGNNFESTVLMGSTVKPLSVLIGLNEGLFRTTDWYTDRGITSFGKAGHETKVRNASGHVYGRMDPALAIEHSSNVFMVDMVGKRLYEKYASKGIDVWDKYMKEFGLGVSTGVDLPNEFLGRINYTNLKAAGSAQAALVYASFGQQGAYTTLQLAQYASTLANKGERIQPHLVSKITDPSGKVVKTFGREVLNTVKMDDAYWNEVKRGMNSDVSAFDGFPYDFARKTGTSQQAARGDLKDNGVFIAYAPRENPKLAVAVVIPEGGFGSNSAAPVARKIFDAYDWEYGLDGVPKKSLQQQSAGQSGSSGESGATGTN